Proteins encoded in a region of the Mesoflavibacter profundi genome:
- the gyrB gene encoding DNA topoisomerase (ATP-hydrolyzing) subunit B: protein MSEEKKQYSADSIQALEGMEHVRMRPSMYIGDVGVRGLHHLVYEVVDNSIDEALAGHCNNITVTINQDNSITVEDDGRGIPVDIHKKEGISALEVVMTKIGAGGKFDKDSYKVSGGLHGVGVSCVNALSEHLKAIVHRDGKIWEQEYERGKTLYPVKAVGDTDKRGTVVTFKPDPQIFQQTLEYNYDTLASRLRELAYLNKGITIHLIDQRATKEDGSFEGETFHSEEGLKEFIKFLDGNREPLMQDAISFEGEKNGVPVEVAMIYNTSYAENLHSYVNNINTHEGGTHLSGFRRGLTHTLKKYADESGMLDKLKFDIAGDDFREGLTAIVSVKVAEPQFEGQTKTKLGNREVSACVSQAVSEMLTDYLEENPDTAKTIVQKVILAAQARHAAQKAREMVQRKTVMSIGGLPGKLSDCSEQDPEKCEVFLVEGDSAGGTAKQGRDRTFQAILPLRGKILNVEKAMTHKVFENEEIKNIFTALGVTIGTEEDSKALNLSKLRYHKIVIMCDADIDGSHIATLILTFFFRYMKELIEAGHVYIATPPLYLVKKGNKKQYAWNDKERDDIVKEFGESSKIQRYKGLGEMNAEQLWDTTMNPEFRTMRLVQIDNGTEADRVFSMLMGDEVPPRREFIEKNAIYANIDA, encoded by the coding sequence ATGAGCGAAGAAAAAAAACAATATTCTGCCGATAGTATACAGGCGTTAGAAGGAATGGAGCACGTACGTATGCGTCCATCCATGTATATTGGTGATGTTGGTGTAAGAGGATTACATCACTTAGTTTATGAAGTTGTAGATAACTCTATAGACGAAGCGTTAGCAGGACATTGTAATAATATTACTGTAACAATTAATCAAGACAACTCTATTACTGTAGAAGATGATGGACGTGGTATACCTGTAGATATACATAAAAAAGAAGGTATTTCTGCATTAGAAGTTGTAATGACTAAAATTGGTGCTGGAGGAAAATTTGATAAAGATTCTTATAAAGTTTCTGGAGGATTACACGGTGTTGGTGTAAGTTGTGTTAATGCATTATCAGAGCATTTAAAAGCAATTGTACATAGAGACGGTAAAATTTGGGAACAAGAATACGAAAGAGGTAAAACGCTTTATCCTGTAAAAGCAGTAGGCGATACAGATAAAAGAGGTACAGTTGTAACTTTTAAGCCAGATCCACAAATTTTTCAGCAAACATTAGAGTATAATTACGATACTTTAGCTAGTCGTTTACGTGAATTAGCATATTTAAATAAAGGAATCACTATACATTTAATAGATCAAAGAGCTACGAAAGAAGATGGTTCTTTTGAAGGTGAAACCTTCCACTCAGAAGAAGGATTAAAAGAATTTATAAAATTCTTAGATGGTAATCGTGAGCCATTAATGCAAGATGCTATTTCTTTTGAAGGAGAGAAAAACGGAGTTCCTGTTGAAGTTGCGATGATTTACAACACTAGTTATGCAGAAAATTTACACTCTTACGTAAATAATATTAATACACACGAAGGAGGAACACACTTATCAGGATTTAGACGTGGATTAACTCATACTTTAAAAAAGTATGCAGATGAGTCTGGAATGTTAGATAAGTTAAAATTTGATATCGCAGGAGACGACTTTAGAGAAGGATTAACTGCAATTGTATCTGTAAAAGTAGCAGAACCGCAATTTGAAGGTCAAACAAAGACCAAACTAGGTAACCGTGAAGTTTCTGCATGTGTAAGTCAAGCAGTTTCAGAAATGCTTACAGATTACCTAGAAGAAAATCCAGATACTGCAAAAACAATTGTACAAAAAGTAATATTAGCTGCACAAGCACGTCATGCTGCACAAAAAGCACGTGAAATGGTACAAAGAAAAACAGTAATGAGTATTGGTGGTTTACCAGGAAAATTATCTGATTGTTCTGAGCAAGACCCAGAAAAGTGCGAAGTGTTTTTAGTTGAGGGAGATTCTGCAGGTGGAACAGCAAAACAAGGTAGAGATAGAACGTTTCAGGCTATACTTCCTTTAAGAGGTAAAATCTTAAATGTAGAAAAAGCAATGACGCATAAAGTGTTTGAAAATGAAGAAATTAAAAATATTTTCACAGCACTTGGTGTAACTATTGGTACAGAAGAAGATAGTAAAGCATTAAACCTTTCAAAATTAAGATATCATAAGATTGTTATTATGTGTGATGCCGATATCGATGGTAGCCACATTGCAACGCTTATCTTAACATTCTTCTTTAGATACATGAAAGAATTAATTGAGGCTGGTCACGTTTACATAGCAACGCCTCCATTATATCTAGTTAAAAAAGGAAACAAAAAACAATACGCTTGGAATGATAAAGAACGAGATGATATTGTTAAAGAATTTGGAGAATCTTCAAAGATTCAAAGATATAAAGGTTTAGGAGAGATGAATGCAGAGCAACTTTGGGATACAACCATGAATCCAGAGTTCCGTACCATGCGATTAGTGCAAATAGACAATGGTACAGAAGCAGATCGTGTATTCTCTATGTTAATGGGAGACGAAGTGCCTCCACGTAGAGAATTTATCGAGAAAAATGCAATATATGCAAATATAGATGCATAA
- the secDF gene encoding protein translocase subunit SecDF, whose amino-acid sequence MQNKGLVRLFAVLFGLVSIYQLSFTFKNNAIESEAKQVAESKVDASAKDRNDKVNEIEASYLDSLATSKEKVFLGNTYSEVKENSMKLGLDLKGGLEAILQISVKDILIGLADDSKDPTFRKALDDADQLQKDSQNTYLEDFFVAFDAIKGDKKLASPDIFATRSLVGEIDLNMSDDDTKRVLETKIDESVVSAFEVLRKRIDEFGVTSPNIQRLGNSGRVLLELPGVKDVERATDLITKTAQLEFWYGSRGELFSSFLVEANNVLKEKLGATDQTSEEASTEEEMSDEEKAIAELTGEQDETVTEVNPLLDLFVGPGFGATLAQVKVEDKELLASYLEMPEVRAKLPAELRYTKFVFGKVEEGNELVDLYVLQGNRDNKPPLNGSVVTDARQSYNQANKVVVSMQMDSKGAKTWEEMTGEAYKTQGQIAVVLDNTVYSAPTASNGAIAGGSTEISGNFKLSEAKDLANILRAGKLPARADIIQSSVVGPSLGQEAIDSGTMSFGIALVLVLLWMVFYYGKAGIFSDIAMLFNILLIFGILSGIGAVLTLPGIAGIVLTIGMSVDANVLIFERIREELGKGKDQKSAINDGFSNALSSILDANITTGLTALILFVFGTGPIKGFATTLLIGIGTSLFTAIFITRLLIDWYVNKGGKLDFSTGITKNLFRNINIEFLKKRKVAYAISGVLLVLSLGSLFTNGLDQGIDFVGGRTTQVRFAEPISAVEVEEILASPEVFGSATVKTVGDQNNLKISTKYKINETANEVDEEVRTKLYGALQPYLNGQSFEEFKDLSKADKQVGIMDQYKVSPSIADDIKQASFWAVLGSLVVVFLYILFRFKRWQFSLGAVAAVFHDVIIVLGVFSLTYKFMPFSMEIDQAFIAAILTVIGYSLNDTVVVFDRIREFFNEYTNWPFTEVIDKSLSSTLSRTLNTSLTTLVVLLAIFIFGGESIRGFMFALIVGVIVGTYSSLFIATPIMYDTAKKGDAAQSLKKKEEVIDETVVK is encoded by the coding sequence ATGCAAAACAAAGGATTAGTAAGACTATTTGCAGTTTTATTTGGATTGGTAAGTATTTACCAATTGTCTTTCACATTTAAAAATAATGCGATAGAAAGTGAAGCTAAGCAAGTAGCAGAAAGTAAAGTAGATGCTTCTGCAAAAGATCGTAATGATAAAGTAAACGAGATTGAAGCAAGTTACTTAGACTCTTTAGCAACATCTAAAGAAAAAGTATTTTTAGGAAACACTTACAGTGAAGTAAAAGAAAACTCTATGAAGTTAGGTCTTGACCTAAAAGGAGGATTAGAGGCTATTTTACAAATTTCTGTAAAAGATATCTTAATAGGACTAGCAGACGATAGTAAAGATCCAACATTTAGAAAAGCGTTAGACGATGCAGATCAATTACAAAAAGATAGTCAAAACACATATTTAGAAGACTTTTTTGTTGCTTTTGATGCTATAAAAGGAGACAAGAAGTTAGCGTCTCCAGATATTTTTGCTACGCGTTCTTTAGTAGGAGAAATAGATTTAAATATGTCTGATGATGATACTAAAAGAGTATTAGAAACAAAGATAGACGAGTCTGTAGTTTCTGCTTTTGAAGTATTACGTAAGCGTATTGACGAGTTTGGTGTAACGTCTCCAAACATTCAAAGATTAGGAAACTCTGGTCGTGTATTATTAGAACTACCAGGTGTAAAAGATGTAGAAAGAGCTACAGACTTAATCACTAAAACTGCACAATTAGAGTTTTGGTACGGATCAAGAGGCGAGTTATTTAGTTCGTTTTTAGTAGAAGCTAACAATGTTTTAAAAGAAAAATTAGGTGCTACAGATCAAACTTCAGAAGAAGCTTCAACAGAAGAAGAAATGTCTGATGAAGAAAAAGCAATTGCAGAATTAACAGGAGAGCAAGACGAAACTGTTACAGAAGTAAATCCATTATTAGATTTATTTGTTGGACCAGGATTTGGAGCAACTTTAGCACAAGTAAAAGTAGAAGATAAAGAGCTTTTAGCAAGTTATCTTGAAATGCCAGAAGTAAGAGCAAAATTACCAGCAGAATTAAGATATACTAAATTCGTATTTGGTAAAGTAGAAGAAGGTAACGAGTTAGTAGATCTTTATGTATTACAAGGTAATAGAGACAATAAGCCACCATTAAATGGATCTGTAGTAACAGATGCAAGACAATCTTACAACCAAGCAAACAAAGTAGTTGTAAGTATGCAAATGGATAGTAAAGGTGCTAAAACTTGGGAAGAAATGACAGGTGAAGCATACAAAACTCAAGGTCAAATTGCAGTTGTATTAGATAACACTGTATATTCTGCACCAACAGCATCAAACGGTGCAATTGCTGGAGGAAGCACAGAGATTTCTGGAAACTTTAAATTAAGTGAAGCTAAAGATTTAGCAAACATTTTACGTGCAGGTAAATTACCAGCAAGAGCAGATATCATTCAAAGTAGTGTAGTAGGACCATCTTTAGGACAAGAAGCAATAGATAGCGGTACAATGTCTTTTGGTATTGCATTAGTGTTAGTATTATTATGGATGGTGTTTTACTATGGTAAAGCAGGTATATTCTCAGATATCGCAATGTTATTCAATATCTTATTAATCTTCGGAATTTTATCTGGTATTGGTGCAGTATTAACGTTACCTGGTATTGCAGGTATTGTATTAACAATTGGTATGTCGGTAGATGCTAACGTACTTATTTTTGAGCGTATTAGAGAAGAATTAGGTAAAGGTAAAGATCAAAAATCTGCAATTAACGACGGATTTAGCAACGCTTTATCTTCAATTTTAGATGCAAACATAACAACAGGTTTAACAGCATTAATCTTATTCGTATTTGGTACAGGACCAATTAAAGGTTTTGCAACTACATTATTAATAGGTATTGGTACATCTTTATTTACAGCAATTTTTATTACTAGATTATTAATTGACTGGTATGTTAATAAAGGAGGAAAATTAGACTTCTCTACAGGAATTACTAAAAACTTATTTAGAAATATTAATATAGAATTCCTTAAAAAACGTAAAGTTGCTTATGCAATTTCAGGAGTATTATTAGTATTAAGTTTAGGATCTTTATTTACAAACGGATTAGATCAAGGTATTGATTTTGTTGGAGGACGTACTACACAAGTTCGTTTTGCAGAGCCAATAAGCGCTGTTGAGGTAGAAGAAATTTTAGCTTCACCAGAAGTGTTTGGTAGTGCAACAGTAAAAACTGTAGGAGATCAAAACAACTTAAAGATTTCAACTAAATATAAAATCAACGAAACAGCTAACGAAGTAGACGAAGAAGTAAGAACAAAACTTTACGGTGCGTTACAACCTTACTTAAATGGTCAATCTTTCGAAGAATTTAAAGACCTTTCTAAAGCAGATAAGCAAGTAGGAATTATGGACCAATATAAAGTAAGTCCATCAATTGCAGACGATATCAAACAAGCCTCTTTCTGGGCAGTATTAGGATCTTTAGTAGTTGTATTCTTATATATCTTATTCCGTTTTAAAAGATGGCAATTCTCTCTTGGTGCAGTAGCAGCAGTATTCCATGATGTTATAATTGTATTAGGTGTATTCTCATTAACATACAAGTTTATGCCATTCTCAATGGAAATTGATCAAGCGTTTATAGCAGCAATACTAACAGTAATTGGATACTCGTTAAACGATACCGTAGTAGTGTTTGACCGTATTCGTGAGTTCTTTAATGAATACACAAACTGGCCATTCACAGAAGTTATAGACAAGTCTTTAAGTAGTACATTAAGCCGTACATTAAATACATCTTTAACTACATTAGTAGTATTATTAGCGATCTTTATTTTTGGTGGCGAATCAATTAGAGGATTCATGTTTGCCTTAATCGTAGGTGTAATTGTAGGTACATATTCATCATTATTTATCGCAACACCAATTATGTACGATACTGCTAAAAAAGGAGACGCAGCACAATCTTTAAAAAAGAAAGAAGAAGTAATTGACGAGACTGTTGTAAAATAG
- the asnB gene encoding asparagine synthase B — protein MCGIVCAFDLKQKSEDLRPQILEMSKTIRHRGPDWSGIYSDDKAILAHERLAIVDPASGKQPLFSPDKKLVLAANGEIYNHRELRKQFEGKYDFQTQSDCEVILALYQEKGVDFVDEMNGIFGFAIYDTEKDEYFIARDHMGIIPLYIGWDQNGTFYVASELKALEGICTKIELFPPGHYMSSKDGEFVKWWNRDWREYDNVKDNQTSIAKVKDALEAAVKRQLMSDVPYGVLLSGGLDSSVTSAIAKKYAQLRVESDDQQAAWYPQLHSFSVGLEGSPDLAAAQKVADHIGTVHHEIKFTIQEGLDAIKDVIYNIETYDITTIRSSTPMYLMARVIKSMGIKMVLSGEGADEVFGGYLYFHKAPNAKEFHEETVRKIDKLHMYDCLRANKSLAAWGIEGRVPFLDKEFMDVAMSINPQDKMINGERMEKWIIRKAFEDMLPASVAWRQKEQFSDGVGYSWIDTLKEIVEKEVTDEQMENAKFRFPIQTPQNKEEFYYRSIFESHFPSDAAALSVPQEASVACSTATALEWDEAFKNMNEPSGRAIANVHDSAYVKS, from the coding sequence ATGTGCGGAATTGTATGTGCTTTCGATTTAAAACAAAAAAGTGAAGATTTAAGACCTCAAATTCTAGAAATGTCTAAAACCATTAGGCATCGTGGTCCAGATTGGTCAGGTATTTACAGTGATGATAAAGCAATATTAGCGCACGAGCGTTTGGCTATTGTAGATCCAGCTTCTGGTAAGCAACCACTATTTAGTCCTGATAAAAAACTAGTTTTAGCTGCTAACGGAGAGATTTATAACCATAGAGAATTACGTAAGCAATTTGAAGGGAAATACGATTTTCAAACACAAAGTGATTGCGAAGTTATTCTTGCATTGTATCAAGAAAAAGGTGTTGATTTTGTAGATGAAATGAACGGTATTTTTGGATTTGCAATTTATGATACTGAAAAAGACGAGTATTTTATTGCAAGAGACCATATGGGAATTATACCGTTATATATTGGATGGGATCAAAACGGGACATTTTATGTTGCTTCAGAGTTAAAAGCGCTAGAAGGAATTTGTACTAAAATAGAATTATTTCCTCCAGGTCATTATATGTCTAGTAAAGATGGCGAATTTGTTAAATGGTGGAACAGAGATTGGAGAGAATACGACAATGTAAAAGATAACCAAACAAGTATAGCAAAAGTAAAAGACGCTCTAGAAGCTGCTGTAAAAAGACAGTTAATGAGTGATGTGCCTTATGGTGTATTATTGTCTGGCGGATTAGATAGTTCTGTTACATCTGCAATTGCAAAAAAATATGCACAATTAAGAGTAGAAAGCGATGATCAACAAGCAGCTTGGTATCCGCAATTACATAGTTTTTCAGTTGGTTTAGAAGGTTCACCAGATTTAGCTGCTGCTCAAAAAGTAGCAGACCATATTGGTACTGTACATCATGAAATTAAATTTACAATTCAAGAAGGGTTAGACGCTATAAAAGATGTGATTTATAACATCGAAACTTATGATATTACGACTATAAGATCTTCAACACCAATGTATTTAATGGCTAGAGTTATAAAATCTATGGGTATAAAAATGGTGTTGTCTGGAGAAGGAGCAGACGAGGTTTTTGGAGGTTATTTATACTTTCACAAAGCGCCAAATGCAAAAGAATTTCATGAAGAAACAGTGCGTAAGATAGATAAACTTCATATGTACGATTGCTTAAGAGCAAACAAGAGTTTAGCTGCTTGGGGAATTGAAGGTCGTGTGCCATTTTTAGATAAAGAATTTATGGATGTAGCTATGAGTATTAATCCGCAAGACAAAATGATAAATGGCGAACGTATGGAAAAGTGGATTATACGTAAAGCTTTTGAAGATATGTTACCAGCAAGTGTAGCTTGGAGACAAAAAGAGCAGTTTAGTGATGGTGTTGGATATAGTTGGATTGATACTTTAAAAGAAATAGTAGAAAAAGAAGTAACAGATGAGCAAATGGAGAACGCAAAATTCCGTTTTCCAATTCAGACACCACAAAATAAAGAAGAATTTTATTACCGTTCTATTTTCGAGTCGCATTTCCCAAGTGATGCAGCTGCATTAAGCGTACCTCAAGAAGCAAGTGTAGCTTGTAGTACAGCAACAGCTTTAGAATGGGATGAAGCATTTAAAAACATGAACGAACCATCGGGAAGAGCGATAGCAAACGTGCATGATTCAGCATATGTAAAGAGTTAA
- a CDS encoding 7-carboxy-7-deazaguanine synthase QueE codes for MKKEIRELVDKGLMLPLMEEFYTIQGEGYFKGTAAYFIRIGGCDVGCHWCDVKESWIAELHPPTKTETIVANARKYSDTVVVTGGEPLTWDMTELTKQLKAVGCKTHIETSGAYELTGEWDWICLSPKKMKLPTQKVYDNANELKVIIYNKDDFKFAEEQASKVNANCILYMQPEWSKRDKMIPQIVDYVMANPKWKVSLQTHKYLNIP; via the coding sequence ATGAAAAAAGAAATAAGAGAATTAGTAGACAAAGGTTTGATGCTTCCATTAATGGAAGAATTTTACACAATTCAAGGTGAAGGTTATTTTAAAGGAACTGCTGCCTATTTTATAAGAATTGGAGGATGTGATGTTGGTTGTCATTGGTGTGATGTTAAAGAAAGTTGGATTGCAGAATTGCATCCGCCAACAAAAACAGAAACCATTGTTGCTAATGCTAGAAAATATAGTGATACCGTTGTAGTTACTGGTGGAGAACCTTTAACTTGGGATATGACCGAACTTACCAAACAACTAAAAGCAGTAGGTTGTAAAACACATATAGAAACTTCTGGAGCTTACGAGTTAACAGGTGAATGGGATTGGATTTGTTTATCTCCTAAAAAAATGAAATTGCCAACTCAAAAAGTATATGACAATGCTAACGAGTTAAAAGTAATTATCTACAACAAAGACGACTTTAAATTTGCCGAAGAACAAGCTAGTAAAGTAAACGCCAATTGCATATTGTACATGCAGCCAGAATGGAGTAAAAGAGACAAAATGATACCTCAAATTGTAGATTATGTTATGGCTAATCCTAAATGGAAAGTATCTTTACAAACACATAAATACCTTAATATTCCCTAA
- a CDS encoding HNH endonuclease family protein: MIRNYYNEIWKDIVFDDKISTEMTFKISNHGRLIKVVNGEDVLIEKQYSINGYNTVAVEKNDGKKTARYIHKLVAQHFLDQPEDATYVIHLDYDKFNNKVENLKWATKREKEVHQFSNPHYKTRKKITPSAKLTETQVIRLKKKLFDPNRRTRLKILAKQFGVSEMQLHRIKTGENWGHIKV, encoded by the coding sequence ATGATTAGAAACTACTACAATGAAATCTGGAAAGATATCGTCTTTGATGATAAGATTTCCACAGAAATGACATTTAAAATCTCTAACCATGGTCGGCTAATTAAAGTTGTAAATGGTGAAGATGTTTTAATAGAAAAACAATATTCCATAAATGGATATAACACTGTTGCTGTAGAAAAAAATGACGGCAAAAAAACAGCAAGATATATTCATAAATTAGTAGCGCAACACTTTTTAGATCAGCCAGAAGACGCTACATATGTGATTCATCTAGATTATGATAAGTTTAATAATAAGGTCGAAAACCTAAAATGGGCAACAAAAAGAGAAAAAGAAGTGCACCAGTTTAGTAATCCGCATTATAAAACTAGAAAAAAGATAACACCTTCGGCAAAATTAACCGAAACTCAAGTTATTCGATTAAAGAAAAAACTGTTTGACCCAAATAGAAGAACTAGATTAAAAATACTAGCTAAGCAGTTTGGAGTGTCAGAGATGCAATTACATAGAATAAAAACTGGAGAAAATTGGGGGCATATTAAAGTGTAA
- the mdh gene encoding malate dehydrogenase has protein sequence MKVTVVGAGAVGASCAEYIAIKNFASEVVLLDIKEGFAEGKAMDLMQTASLNGFDTKITGVTNDYSKTADSDICVITSGIPRKPGMTREELIGINAGIVKSVSSSLIEHSPNTIIIVVSNPMDTMTYLVHKTTDLPKNRIIGMGGALDSARFKYRLAEALECPISDVDGMVIGGHSDKGMVPLTAHATRNSVKVSEFISEERLNQVKEDTKVGGATLTKLLGTSAWYAPGAAVSGLVQAIACDQKKMFPCSALLEGEFGLNDLCIGVPVILGRNGIEKIVEIELSDAEQAHMKESAEGVSKTNGLLEL, from the coding sequence ATGAAAGTAACAGTAGTTGGTGCAGGAGCAGTAGGTGCAAGTTGTGCAGAGTATATTGCTATTAAAAACTTCGCTTCTGAAGTGGTCTTATTAGACATCAAAGAAGGATTTGCAGAAGGTAAAGCAATGGATTTAATGCAAACAGCATCTTTAAATGGTTTTGATACCAAAATTACAGGTGTAACAAACGATTATTCTAAAACAGCAGATAGTGATATTTGTGTAATTACTTCTGGTATACCTCGTAAACCAGGAATGACTCGTGAAGAGTTAATAGGTATAAACGCTGGTATTGTAAAATCTGTATCGTCTAGCTTAATAGAGCATTCTCCAAACACTATTATTATTGTTGTTAGTAACCCAATGGATACTATGACATATTTAGTGCACAAAACTACAGATTTACCTAAAAACCGTATTATAGGAATGGGTGGAGCATTAGACTCTGCACGTTTCAAGTATAGATTAGCAGAAGCTTTAGAATGCCCAATTAGTGACGTAGACGGAATGGTAATTGGTGGACATTCTGATAAAGGTATGGTACCATTAACAGCTCATGCTACTCGTAATAGTGTAAAAGTTTCAGAATTTATTTCAGAAGAAAGGTTAAATCAAGTAAAAGAAGATACCAAAGTAGGTGGAGCAACATTAACTAAATTATTAGGTACATCTGCATGGTATGCGCCAGGAGCAGCTGTTTCTGGATTAGTTCAAGCAATTGCTTGTGACCAGAAAAAAATGTTCCCTTGTTCTGCTTTATTAGAAGGAGAATTTGGATTAAACGATTTATGTATTGGTGTTCCTGTAATTTTAGGACGTAACGGTATAGAAAAAATCGTAGAAATAGAATTAAGTGATGCAGAACAAGCACATATGAAAGAAAGTGCAGAAGGTGTATCAAAAACTAATGGATTATTAGAGCTGTAA
- a CDS encoding DUF6588 family protein, translating into MMKKITQLLIVLFVTTTIAQDDLNDLLAAGIEDAKRFSTSYLLPATDGLAYGINNGWANNAKSPKKYGVELSIIGNAGFIKDEKKSFVLNVNDYENIRFQDNSPSKVVATALGHNDPDVTVIVTYDDPIFGNQEVELTLPTGIGAANVNLLPTAYLQGSFSVFKGTQIKGRFFPKVETEDAKIGLYGLGIQQEFTSWLPADKVFPVAISGLIAYTHLDGSYDFTSTNVVDGENQQVQTNVNSMLYQLIVGTKLKVINFYGSVGYIDAKTTTDLLGTYVVSNDVLFSEEIVDPFSIESTTQGVIITLGANLKLGFFGLNASYAIAEFDSATLGINFSF; encoded by the coding sequence ATGATGAAAAAAATAACTCAATTGCTAATTGTATTGTTTGTAACAACAACAATTGCACAAGACGATTTAAACGATCTGTTAGCAGCAGGAATAGAAGACGCTAAACGATTTTCTACAAGCTACTTGCTACCAGCGACAGATGGATTAGCTTATGGAATAAATAATGGATGGGCAAATAATGCAAAGTCACCAAAAAAATATGGTGTAGAGTTGTCTATTATAGGAAATGCAGGATTTATTAAAGACGAAAAAAAATCGTTTGTTTTAAATGTAAACGATTATGAAAATATTAGGTTTCAAGATAATAGTCCTTCAAAAGTGGTGGCAACTGCATTAGGACATAACGATCCAGATGTTACAGTAATTGTAACGTATGACGATCCAATTTTTGGAAATCAAGAAGTAGAGTTAACTTTACCAACAGGTATTGGAGCAGCAAACGTAAATTTACTACCAACAGCATATTTACAAGGAAGTTTTTCAGTATTTAAAGGTACGCAAATAAAAGGAAGGTTTTTCCCAAAAGTAGAAACCGAAGATGCTAAAATTGGACTATACGGTTTAGGTATTCAGCAAGAATTTACATCGTGGTTACCAGCAGATAAAGTTTTTCCAGTAGCAATTTCAGGATTAATAGCTTACACCCATTTAGACGGAAGTTATGATTTTACATCAACCAATGTCGTAGATGGAGAAAATCAACAAGTTCAAACAAATGTAAATTCTATGTTATATCAATTAATTGTTGGTACAAAACTTAAGGTTATTAATTTTTACGGTTCTGTTGGTTATATAGATGCAAAAACAACAACCGATTTATTAGGGACTTATGTTGTGTCTAATGATGTGCTTTTTTCAGAAGAAATTGTAGATCCATTTTCTATAGAAAGTACAACACAAGGTGTAATTATAACATTAGGAGCAAATTTAAAATTAGGTTTTTTTGGGCTTAATGCGTCTTATGCAATTGCAGAATTTGATAGCGCAACATTAGGAATTAATTTTAGCTTTTAG
- a CDS encoding DUF4412 domain-containing protein gives MKKLLQIAFTFAVTLSIAQGKLTEGVITSKMTMSSANEQLNAQLQMVGDTQILTYIKGAKMRSETSNPMTGETISITDRDENKVLTLQNIPMYGKTYSISEFVKDDIDTEGIDIKKTENAKEILGYTCDEYDIIMTQDGVDMTVKVFATTQIEAVSKQTATFGGKFEGFPMHMVFDVKQQGMDMVMTYEVTDVSKDTVPDDKFDMTVPEGYIEKQ, from the coding sequence ATGAAAAAACTATTACAAATAGCCTTTACTTTTGCGGTAACATTAAGTATTGCACAAGGAAAATTGACTGAAGGTGTTATAACATCAAAAATGACAATGAGTAGTGCAAATGAACAATTAAATGCACAATTACAAATGGTAGGCGACACGCAAATTTTAACTTACATAAAAGGTGCAAAGATGAGGTCTGAGACTTCTAATCCAATGACAGGAGAAACAATTTCGATAACAGATAGAGATGAAAATAAAGTCTTAACTTTACAAAACATACCTATGTATGGTAAGACGTATTCTATTTCAGAATTTGTAAAAGACGATATAGATACAGAAGGAATTGACATAAAAAAAACAGAAAACGCTAAAGAGATATTAGGTTATACTTGTGATGAGTATGATATAATCATGACTCAAGATGGTGTTGATATGACGGTAAAAGTTTTTGCAACTACGCAAATAGAAGCGGTAAGTAAACAAACCGCAACATTTGGAGGTAAGTTTGAAGGTTTTCCTATGCATATGGTTTTTGATGTAAAACAACAAGGTATGGATATGGTAATGACATATGAAGTCACAGATGTTTCTAAAGATACTGTTCCAGATGATAAATTTGATATGACAGTTCCTGAAGGTTATATTGAAAAACAATAA